CGATTGGGGAAAGAATCGTTAAAGCTCAAGCTTGGCTTTATGAGAAAGGTTCCATTAAAGTTTATTTTTTAGATACTAATTTAGAAGAAAACCATGCTGAGGACAGAATAATTACTAATAGGCTTTATGTGGGTGATAAGACCATCAGGATTAAGCAAGAAATTGTTTTGGGTATAGGAGGTATGCGTTTACTTAAAGCTTTAGGTGTTCATCCTTTGGTCTATCATTTAAACGAAGGACGTTCCGCTTTTTTGGCTTTTGAGCTTATCAAACACGAAATGATCGCCCGTGATCTTTCTTTTGATGAAGCCGGGCAGTTTGCTCGTCGTCGTATGGTGGTTACTAACCATACCTTAGTACCAGCTGCTAACGAGGTTTATGAAGCCGAGATGTTTATCTCTTTCTTTATGCGTTATGCTGAAGAAGTCGGTATTAACGTGAGAGACTTGTTTAAACTTGGTTTAATCGAAGAAAGTAATTCTTTTTCCATGTCAATTTTTTCTCTAAGAATGGCTGGTATTATTAACGGAGTAAGTCGTCTTCATTCAGATAAAGCCAGAGAAATTTGGCCTCAGTATCCCATGACCAGTATTACTAACGGTATACATATTGAAACTTGGGATTGTGTGGGTGAAAGACTTAACCAACCAGGAGACTTTTGGGAGATTCATCAGTCCAAGAAGAGGGAACTTTTGGCTTTAATTAAACAAAACACTGGGGTTGTCTGGAGTGAAAACGATCTTTTAATCGGCTGGGCTAGACGTTTTGCCCTATACAAAAGACCATTGGCTTTATTGGATGATCTTAAGGCCTTTTTAGAACTTAATGAAAATAAAGATCGTCCGGTTAGAGTGGTTTTTTCCGGATTACCGCATCCTGAAGATAAGGAGGCTCAAGCGGTTTTAGCTAAACTCCAGCATATGATCGCCAATGAATTATCCGGTCAGGTGGTTTATTTAGAGCATTACAACATGACCTTAGCTAAAAAGATGTTGGCTGGTACGGATGTTTGGCTTAATACTCCAATAGTCGGGTTTGAGGCTTGCGGTACCAGTGGTATGAAGGCGGCCTTAAATGGTTCACTGCCTTGTAGTACCAAAGACGGTTGGGTGGCTGAGGCTGAGTTATATGGAATAGGTTGGGTTTTGGAAAGCGGTTCAGTAACCCAAAGCGCTTTAAATACCATTAAAAAAGAGATAATACCGATGTATTATAATAAAGATCCAAAACTTGGTTATTCCACTGTCTGGGAAGAACATATGAGAAACGCCAGAGTAATGGTCTTAAAACAATTTAGCGCCACTAGAATGCTTAGGGAGTATGTGGAGATGCTTTATATGTAGCTTAATTAGAATAATATTTTCACCTAGCTTTCCCCACCTAATTTTCATCTATGCTTAACCACAAAATAAAACTAAGGTTTAGAAAAAAAGAATCTGCCCAACCTCACAATAGACAGCTAGGTTTCACTCTAATAGAACTATTGGTAGTCATAGCTATCATAGGTATATTATCTACCTTAGTTATTGTTTCTTTGAATAATTCAAGAGCTAGCGCTAGAGACGCTAAAAGATTAAATGATCTAAAGGCTATGGCTAATGCTCTAGAGCTGTATTTTGCAGATAATAATCAATACCCAGCATCTATTACCCCAGGACAACCCCTAGAGCAAGGTGGAGTAGTATATATGAGTAAAGTACCTGAAAACCCTACTCCCAGAACAGATGGTATCTGTCCAGATAGTGAATATACCTATACTGCTATTGCTCATAAACCAGGGCACTACCAATTCTCAGGTTGTATAGGTAGTAGCAGTGGTTCTTTTACAGCAGGCCCTGTTAGTTACCAAACAGACTCAGGGGTTATTAACTGTGGAGGACCCATTACTGATTTAGACGGCAATATATATAACACTGTTCAAATAGGCTCACAATGCTGGATGAAAGAGAATCTTAACACTAAAATTAAACCAAATGGTACTTGTATTAACGGAGGAGGTAACCCTCCTTGTCCCATCGCTTCTGTTGCGGACGATGGTCTTGGGAGATCTTGTTATTCTAATACTGAATCTATCTGCACCACCGATGGCTCTCTCTACACTTGGGCCGGAGCCATGGACGGCTCAGTTACTCCAGGAGCCCAAGGTATTTGTCCCACAGGTTGGCATATACCAACAGACGCAGAATTTAAAACCATGGAAATGCACGTTGGTCTAACCCAAGCACAAGCTGATGCCAGCGGCTACCGAGGCACAGACGAAGGCAGAAAACTCAAGTCACAACGTACCGTTAATGGCAGTCCTCCCCCAGGTATACCAACCAGCGATCACCCTCGTTGGAGCTATCATGTTAACTTTGGTACAGATACCTCCGGCTTTTCCACCCTTCCTGCCGGCCTTCGAGATACTAATGGCTCGTCGTTCCTCACTCGTTCCACGAACGCATACCTATGGTCATCTTCATCTACTGGCGGTACGGCTGCTTGGTTTCGCAACCCTAATTTTTCTGAAGCGAGAATTCGTCGTGATGCTGGTTTATATGTCTATGCGTTTAGCATCCGCTGTCTAAAAGATTAATTTAACTAGTATATTATTTTTTAATACTTTATAATAAAAATATATGGCACTGGAAATATTCTTAGCCTTGTTAGCTGGTATCTTAACTATTGCGGCTCCTTGTATTGCTGTACCTTTGCCGATTATTTTCGCTTCTTCTTTGGGAAAATACAGTAAGCTTCGTCCTTTGTTTATAACCCTTGGTTTTGTTATTACTTTTTCTGTTTTAGCCTTATCTCTTACTTGGTTAATAAGGCAATTTTCCATTTCTCCAAATATCGGACGTAATCTAGCAGCCGGTTTTTTGGCTCTTTTTGCTTTATTCATGATTTGGCCTGCGCTTTTTGAAAAGCTAATGAGTCGTTTTTCTTTTTTATCCACTAAGGCTACTTCTTCAGCTAGGCAAGCTGGACAAGGACCTTTAGGGGGTTTATATGTTGGTGCTATTATTGGTTTAGTTTGGGCTCCTTGTGCCGGACCTATTCTTGGTTCAATTTTAACTTTAGTAGCTAAACAAGAAGATCTAACCAAAGCCGGTCTTTTATTATTAGCTTACGCTATTGGAGCCGGTTTACCCATGTTAGCTATTGCCTATGGAGGACAATATGCGGCTTCTCGCTTAAAGATGGTAGCAGTTAATTTAGAGGTTATAAGAAAAATATTTGGGTTTATTTTATTATTACTGGCTTTAGCTATTTATTTTCAGTATGATCTAAAGATCCAAGCTTTAATCTTATCTTATTGGCCTTCTTTGGTGCCAAAACTTTAGAGTTAGTCTGCATTGACTTTTCCCTAATAATGCGCTATAATTTAATTATAGTTATTAATATCTTTATCTTTGGTAACCGCTTAGCAGTCTTGGTATGGTTTTTCACCCTCCTGAATAACCATGCCGAGATTGCCCAGCGGTTTTTTTATTTGTCTTTTTTATGATATAATCTATTTATGACTAAAATAAACATTTTAATGATAGTTTTATTTGTTCTACTGGCACAGGGGATTATCTCGGCCGGGCATTTTTTTGTTTATAAGCTAATAACCAGAGCAGTGGTTTTTTCTCCCCTAGCTCTTCTTTGGTTAAAGTGGGGTATGGTCTTTTTGTCTTTTACTTTTTTGTTTTCCATGATCATGACCTCTGGTCCATATAATTACTTTTCTAAAATCTTTTCTTGGTTTTCCTCTTTTTGGCTTGGAACGGTTCTTTGGTTGGTTATAGGATCTTTTTTGGCGTGGCTTATTTGGCGCTTAGCTTATATATTAAACTTTAATTTTTCTTTACAAGCATTATTACTGCCTCTTTTACTTTTAGCTTTTTTATTAAGTCTATATGGTCTTTGGAACTCTTATCAGATAAAAATAAGACAAGTGGAGATTCCTTTAAGAGATTTGCCAGACTATTGGTTGGATAAAAAGGTTTTATTATTAGCCGACACTCATTTCGGTTTAATTCGTAACGAGGGTTTTGCTCGTCGGGTGGTTGAAGAGATAAACAAACAAGAGCCTCATATTGTTTTATTCTCTGGTGATATGTACGACGGACCAGTTATAGATTACTGGGCTGTAGCTGAGCCTTTTAAAGAAATTAAAGCTCCCTTGGGTATTGTTTTTACTACTGGTAATCACGAAGAATACAGAAACAGAAAAGAGTTTATTGAGGCTATGAGCCAAGCTGGGTTTAGGGTACTAGAAAATGAATCTTTGGACATTGAGGGTATAAGATTTTTGGGTATTAACGATAGCGATGGACGAAATGCTGAAACCCAAGCAGCGGTTTTAGAGGATTTACTTTTTGATCAACCAAAAGGTCCATTGATTTTATTAAAACATGACCCTACTTACCCGGATGGTGTGGATGATTTTGGTATAGACTTACAGGTTTCTGGGCACACCCATGGGGGACAAACTTGGCCGATTACCGCTATTACTCGTCTTATCTACAAAGAAAGAACCGCCGGCTTAAGTCGCTATGGTAATCTGCATATTTATACCACCACTGGAGTTGGAACCTGGGGCCCACCCCAAAGGATTGGCAGTAATTCGGAATTAGTGGTGATAAAATTAATTAAAGAGCCAACACAGTAGTTTATATATAATCTTATGAAAAAATACGGTTTTACCCTTATAGAACTCTTGGTAACCATTGGGATTATTGGAATACTGGCTACTTTATCCATGGTTTTCTTGGGCGGGGTAACAGCTAAGGCCAGAGACGCTAAAAGATTAAATGATTTGAGTCAAATAGGGCGTTATTTAACTCGAACCCAGTGTTATGTCCCAACGGATGGACCAGGGGAGTATGATATTTTTGTTTTAATGGAAGAGATAAAGGCGGCTAATCCGCAATTCTCAGGCCTGCCAACCCCTAAAGATCCCAAGGCTGGTAGTAATGATTTTAGCGGTTATACCTATCTTTTATCTGTTACCGGTAGCTGTATTATTTATGCTAACCTTGAAGACACAGAGCACGAGATTGATCTAACTGCCCTAGATACCCCAACAATCGGGGGAGGTAGCGGAATTCTTGAAGCTAACCACACAGGAGTTAATAACGGCTATCTTTTTTATCAAATAGGGCATGGTTCTTAGGGGCTAAAACCAGAGCTGGCATAATTTTTTATAATCTGCTATACTCAAGAAAGTTTTATTTTTAAGTTTTATTGTTAATTTTAACCATTATGACAAATGAAAATACTATGACCGAAGAGGTTATTAAAGAAGAGAAGGGTAATTTAGAAGAATCAGCCTCAACCCAAGAAGGAGAGGGCAAGAAAGTTGAGACAGCTAAGCAGGAATCTGAGAAGAAGAAAACTCGCCGGGGAGTTAAGGCTTTAATTATTGCCGTTATTATTCTGCTTCTTTTGGTACTTGTTCTTTATTTATCCAAAAACTTCTTTATCGCCGCTACGGTAGATGGACAGCCGGTTAGTCGTTTAGCTCTAATTAAGGAGCTGGAAACTCGTTCAGGACAACAAGCCTTAGAGGCTATGATCTTTGAATACCTGATTGTAGCGGAAGCTAATAGACAAGGCGTAGTTACCAGCCAAAGTGACGTAGATAATGAACTTAAACAACTGGAAGAAAGACTTAGTGAACAAGGTACGACTTTAGAAGCGGCTTTAGCCATGCAGGGTCTTTCCCGTAATGATTTAGCTAGACAAATCTCTATCCAAAAGAACTTGGAGGCTTTACTGGGAGAAAGAGTGGAAGTTAGTGATGAAGAGGTTAATACTTATTTACAAGAAAGCCAAATGGAGTTTAATGAAGAAGAACAGTCAGAAGAAGAGGATTTTAGAGAGCAGGTTAGGGAAATGCTAAAGAGTCAGAAAATGGGAGAAGAAGCACCAGCCTATATTGAAGAATTAAAGAGCAAGGCTCAGATAAACTACTTTGGACCATACAGTGCACCACCAACACCAACCGAAACACAACTCTAAAAAAGAAAAACTTCCTCATTTAGGGGAAGTTTTTTAATTCGGGTTATAATATTTTTTATTTTTAAATAACTTATTTTTTACCTAAAATAAGCCATTTTTTAGCCTATTTTACCACCCTATTTTATCTGTTGACTTTTTTTGTCTTTAGTGATATACTCTAAATATAACTAATAAATTAAATAAGCCGAGCCCATAGCATGCGTCGGGGCCGGCCTTATCATTATATGAGTGGCGAATCAATTCTTGATACTATTATCAGCCAGCAACAGGGCGACTCTGTGGCCCGTTTAGATGTGGTTGACGCCATGACTCGTTTACTTGGTCATCTTAATGAGCGAGAGATTGATATCATTAAGCGACGCTTTGGCTTAAAAGAAGCTAAAAAGGCGACGCTTGACGAAATCGGACAATCGCACAATTTAACCAGGGAGCGGATCAGGCAAATTGAAACAGGCAGCATTAACAAAGTTAAGAAAGCCGAAACCTTAAACGAGATCCTTAGCGATATTCGTAAGGTAGTTAGCGCTTTAATTAAGGACCATGGTGGTATAATGGACCGGGAATATCTTTTTGATATGCTTTGGGCACTAGACGCTCGTAGTGGAGAAAAAGCCGATAAAGATCTTTATCATAACCATTTTGACTTTATCCTCAGTAAATTGCTTGGTGAAGAATTTAAAGAGGTTAAAGATTCCAAACATTTTAATCCTTTCTTTAAGCATCATTATGAAGAGATTGTTCATCTTGAAGATCTAGCTTCAGAATTGGTGGAAAGTATTAAATCAACTAAGTCTCTTTTATTAACCCATGAGATGATTGAACACGCCAAGAATTTACAGAGCTTTAAAAGTAATTCAGATAAGTTGGATAAAAATGACTTTGCCGTAGACATAAAGGATGTTCTCTCCGATATCTTACCAGAGCATGATCATGCTTCAGCTAAAGACTCAAGAGTTTTATTCTCTTTAGTTAAAGCTTTATCTGAAATTGATCAGAACACCTTCGGTCATTGGGGTCATGCTAAATCTTCAGAAGTTAGACCTAAAACCGTTAATGATAAAATTTACTTGGTCTTAAAACAACATGGTAAGCCTATGCATTATGAAGATATTGGTAAGGCGATTAATAGTGCTGGCTTTGATAAAAAGACCGTTAACACCGCTACTGTTCATAACGAACTTATCTTGGATGATAACTACGTTTTAGTTGGTAGAGGGCTTTACGCTCTTCGTGAATGGGGTTATAACAAAGGCA
This genomic window from Patescibacteria group bacterium contains:
- a CDS encoding type II secretion system protein is translated as MKKYGFTLIELLVTIGIIGILATLSMVFLGGVTAKARDAKRLNDLSQIGRYLTRTQCYVPTDGPGEYDIFVLMEEIKAANPQFSGLPTPKDPKAGSNDFSGYTYLLSVTGSCIIYANLEDTEHEIDLTALDTPTIGGGSGILEANHTGVNNGYLFYQIGHGS
- a CDS encoding cytochrome c biogenesis CcdA family protein, whose product is MALEIFLALLAGILTIAAPCIAVPLPIIFASSLGKYSKLRPLFITLGFVITFSVLALSLTWLIRQFSISPNIGRNLAAGFLALFALFMIWPALFEKLMSRFSFLSTKATSSARQAGQGPLGGLYVGAIIGLVWAPCAGPILGSILTLVAKQEDLTKAGLLLLAYAIGAGLPMLAIAYGGQYAASRLKMVAVNLEVIRKIFGFILLLLALAIYFQYDLKIQALILSYWPSLVPKL
- a CDS encoding sigma factor-like helix-turn-helix DNA-binding protein, with amino-acid sequence MSGESILDTIISQQQGDSVARLDVVDAMTRLLGHLNEREIDIIKRRFGLKEAKKATLDEIGQSHNLTRERIRQIETGSINKVKKAETLNEILSDIRKVVSALIKDHGGIMDREYLFDMLWALDARSGEKADKDLYHNHFDFILSKLLGEEFKEVKDSKHFNPFFKHHYEEIVHLEDLASELVESIKSTKSLLLTHEMIEHAKNLQSFKSNSDKLDKNDFAVDIKDVLSDILPEHDHASAKDSRVLFSLVKALSEIDQNTFGHWGHAKSSEVRPKTVNDKIYLVLKQHGKPMHYEDIGKAINSAGFDKKTVNTATVHNELILDDNYVLVGRGLYALREWGYNKGTVADVIADILKKNAGPMPKKNIIEEVLKQRMVKKTTIDLALMNKKRFTRLPGANYTLTT
- a CDS encoding metallophosphoesterase encodes the protein MTKINILMIVLFVLLAQGIISAGHFFVYKLITRAVVFSPLALLWLKWGMVFLSFTFLFSMIMTSGPYNYFSKIFSWFSSFWLGTVLWLVIGSFLAWLIWRLAYILNFNFSLQALLLPLLLLAFLLSLYGLWNSYQIKIRQVEIPLRDLPDYWLDKKVLLLADTHFGLIRNEGFARRVVEEINKQEPHIVLFSGDMYDGPVIDYWAVAEPFKEIKAPLGIVFTTGNHEEYRNRKEFIEAMSQAGFRVLENESLDIEGIRFLGINDSDGRNAETQAAVLEDLLFDQPKGPLILLKHDPTYPDGVDDFGIDLQVSGHTHGGQTWPITAITRLIYKERTAGLSRYGNLHIYTTTGVGTWGPPQRIGSNSELVVIKLIKEPTQ
- a CDS encoding FISUMP domain-containing protein, which produces MLNHKIKLRFRKKESAQPHNRQLGFTLIELLVVIAIIGILSTLVIVSLNNSRASARDAKRLNDLKAMANALELYFADNNQYPASITPGQPLEQGGVVYMSKVPENPTPRTDGICPDSEYTYTAIAHKPGHYQFSGCIGSSSGSFTAGPVSYQTDSGVINCGGPITDLDGNIYNTVQIGSQCWMKENLNTKIKPNGTCINGGGNPPCPIASVADDGLGRSCYSNTESICTTDGSLYTWAGAMDGSVTPGAQGICPTGWHIPTDAEFKTMEMHVGLTQAQADASGYRGTDEGRKLKSQRTVNGSPPPGIPTSDHPRWSYHVNFGTDTSGFSTLPAGLRDTNGSSFLTRSTNAYLWSSSSTGGTAAWFRNPNFSEARIRRDAGLYVYAFSIRCLKD
- the glgP gene encoding alpha-glucan family phosphorylase; amino-acid sequence: MEYTRQDIDWFSEKQNSLEFDRFKRRPVVYFCAEYALSPLIPSYSGGLGILAGDFVREAHDRKLPFMAIGLYYYEGYICDEQGNHRECRITDPQTVGFSPALNEQGERIIVTVPIGERIVKAQAWLYEKGSIKVYFLDTNLEENHAEDRIITNRLYVGDKTIRIKQEIVLGIGGMRLLKALGVHPLVYHLNEGRSAFLAFELIKHEMIARDLSFDEAGQFARRRMVVTNHTLVPAANEVYEAEMFISFFMRYAEEVGINVRDLFKLGLIEESNSFSMSIFSLRMAGIINGVSRLHSDKAREIWPQYPMTSITNGIHIETWDCVGERLNQPGDFWEIHQSKKRELLALIKQNTGVVWSENDLLIGWARRFALYKRPLALLDDLKAFLELNENKDRPVRVVFSGLPHPEDKEAQAVLAKLQHMIANELSGQVVYLEHYNMTLAKKMLAGTDVWLNTPIVGFEACGTSGMKAALNGSLPCSTKDGWVAEAELYGIGWVLESGSVTQSALNTIKKEIIPMYYNKDPKLGYSTVWEEHMRNARVMVLKQFSATRMLREYVEMLYM